The following coding sequences are from one Salvia hispanica cultivar TCC Black 2014 chromosome 3, UniMelb_Shisp_WGS_1.0, whole genome shotgun sequence window:
- the LOC125211055 gene encoding uncharacterized protein LOC125211055: MAQISTVDLTIKIASTPLNSSPYSSAPVSPLSSAFVSALQSPYISPRLNSDDATTATLSYSGSQSDDLPSTSYTPPPEKLKLPESAPPRISFSFPIPRISFTSPAGANSKLRSCDVYIGFHGKSPNLLRFCKWLKSELELQGIAAFTADRAVYADNQSHEIADRVICSVTFGVILVTDYALLNHHSLEEIRFFAQKKNLIPLFFDTDAKEVASLFSAHADGNKECKEALDGLMRCNEFRLETSEGSWRSCVSRAVGILRGKLGRKSVVEREIDVCEELPFQRNKFFVGREREVLEIESALFGCLEQECESKVSNKFISMDVGRCQEPNLEAWVEVEPTVKRATKHRKSKGGSVVCITGPPGVGKTEVALEFAYRYSQRYKMVLWFGGEARYFRQNILNISVNMGLDVSADEEKERGRIRSFEEQEMEAFKRVKRELFRDLPYLLIIDNLETEKEWWEGKDLHDLIPRNTGGTHVIITTRLPRVMSFDTVQLKTLPHPDAMALVRGRRRREFLAGEVEFLDKFAERLGRSSFGLWVVGCLVSELGILPSNLFEALNEVEHEEVNGGSGLSNEEQQFCRTSPFLMKVLSFCAAVLQQSKGNRNLLASRMLQVGAWFAPSPVPVNLLTAAANNAACKTNTLRKWTRCLKLALCCCSGCVSSQTWKGEEESALLLVRLGLAWKVNRQPGCWIQFHAITRTFARWKYGLGAAKATVQGVRKLGNPLATSDHLWASAFLVFGFKSEPPLVQLKAIDMVLFIKRTALPLAIGAFSTFSRCNSALELLKVCTNVLEEVEKSFVSQIQDWCHGSLCWKKALQSNQRVDEYVWQEVTLLKATLMETRARLLLRGGHFDSGEELCRTCISIRTVMLGHNHAQTLAAQETLAKLVRMRSKI, from the coding sequence ATGGCGCAAATCTCCACCGTCGATCTCACCATCAAGATCGCTTCCACACCGTTAAACTCATCTCCGTACAGCTCGGCCCCGGTTTCCCCTCTCTCCTCCGCATTCGTCTCCGCTCTCCAGTCCCCTTACATCTCCCCGCGGCTCAACTCCGACGACGCCACCACCGCCACCCTCTCCTACAGCGGCTCCCAATCCGACGACCTCCCCAGCACCTCCTACACCCCGCCGCCGGAGAAGCTCAAGCTGCCGGAATCCGCGCCGCCGCGGATTTCATTCTCCTTCCCAATCCCCCGCATTTCCTTCACTTCTCCGGCGGGGGCCAATTCGAAGCTCCGGAGCTGCGACGTCTACATCGGTTTCCACGGGAAGAGCCCGAATCTGCTGAGGTTCTGCAAGTGGCTGAAGTCGGAGCTGGAGTTGCAGGGGATTGCTGCATTCACGGCGGACAGAGCTGTGTATGCGGATAATCAGAGCCACGAGATTGCCGATAGAGTGATCTGCTCTGTCACATTCGGCGTAATCCTTGTAACGGACTACGCTCTGCTCAACCACCACAGCTTGGAGGAGATCAGATTCTTCGCGCAGAAGAAGAATCTGATCCCTCTCTTCTTCGACACGGACGCTAAGGAGGTCGCGAGCCTCTTCAGCGCCCACGCGGACGGCAACAAGGAGTGTAAGGAGGCGTTGGATGGCCTGATGCGATGCAATGAGTTCAGACTCGAGACGAGTGAGGGGAGTTGGAGGAGCTGCGTTTCAAGGGCGGTTGGGATTTTGAGAGGGAAGCTTGGGAGGAAGAGTGTTGTGGAGAGGGAAATTGATGTGTGTGAGGAGCTTCCTTTTCAGAGGAATAAGTTCTTTGTtgggagagagagggaggtTTTGGAGATTGAGAGTGCCTTGTTTGGTTGCTTGGAGCAAGAATGTGAAAGCAAAGTTAGTAACAAGTTCATTAGTATGGATGTTGGGAGGTGTCAGGAGCCGAATTTGGAGGCGTGGGTGGAGGTCGAGCCGACGGTGAAGAGAGCCACCAAGCATAGGAAGTCGAAGGGGGGTAGCGTTGTGTGTATAACCGGGCCTCCGGGAGTGGGGAAGACGGAGGTGGCTTTGGAGTTTGCTTATCGTTACTCGCAGAGGTATAAAATGGTGCTGTGGTTCGGAGGGGAGGCGCGGTATTTCAGGCAGAATATACTCAACATATCGGTGAATATGGGGCTGGATGTGAGTGCGGATGAGGAGAAGGAGAGGGGGAGGATCCGGAGCTTCGAGGAGCAAGAGATGGAGGCGTTTAAGAGGGTGAAGAGGGAGCTGTTTAGAGACTTGCCTTATTTGCTGATTATTGATAATCTTGAAACAGAGAAGGAATGGTGGGAGGGGAAGGATCTCCATGACTTGATCCCGAGGAACACGGGTGGGACTCACGTCATCATCACCACGCGGCTGCCTAGGGTGATGAGCTTCGACACAGTGCAGCTGAAGACGCTGCCCCATCCCGATGCGATGGCCTTGGTGAGAGGGAGGCGGAGGAGGGAGTTCTTGGCTGGAGAGGTTGAGTTTCTTGACAAGTTTGCTGAGAGGCTTGGGAGGTCGAGTTTCGGGCTGTGGGTTGTTGGATGTCTGGTTTCCGAGCTTGGGATCCTCCCGTCGAATCTGTTTGAGGCCCTGAACGAGGTCGAGCACGAAGAGGTCAATGGGGGCTCTGGATTGAGCAATGAGGAGCAGCAGTTTTGTAGAACTAGCCCTTTTTTGATGAAGGTCTTGTCATTCTGTGCTGCTGTTTTGCAGCAGTCGAAGGGGAATCGGAACCTCCTTGCTTCGAGGATGCTTCAGGTCGGGGCGTGGTTCGCCCCATCGCCTGTCCCGGTGAATCTGCTAACTGCAGCTGCCAACAACGCAGCGTGTAAAACGAACACGTTGAGGAAATGGACACGGTGTCTCAAGCTCGCCTTGTGCTGCTGCTCGGGTTGTGTGTCAAGCCAGACATGGAAGGGGGAGGAGGAGTCCGCCCTTTTATTAGTCCGGCTCGGGTTGGCGTGGAAGGTGAACCGCCAGCCTGGCTGCTGGATTCAGTTCCACGCCATCACACGGACGTTTGCTAGATGGAAATACGGCCTAGGTGCAGCTAAGGCCACGGTCCAAGGAGTGAGGAAGCTCGGGAATCCATTGGCTACATCCGACCACCTCTGGGCGTCGGCCTTCCTCGTCTTTGGGTTCAAGTCCGAGCCCCCTTTAGTGCAGCTCAAGGCGATCGACATGGTCCTGTTCATCAAGAGGACGGCTCTCCCTCTAGCGATAGGGGCTTTCTCGACCTTCTCGAGGTGTAACTCGGCCCTAGAGCTCCTCAAGGTGTGCACGAACGTGCTGGAGGAGGTGGAGAAGTCGTTCGTGTCGCAGATCCAAGACTGGTGCCATGGCTCGCTGTGCTGGAAGAAGGCACTGCAGTCGAATCAGAGGGTGGACGAGTACGTGTGGCAGGAGGTGACACTTCTCAAGGCCACGCTGATGGAGACGAGAGCGAGGCTGCTGCTGAGAGGCGGCCACTTTGACAGCGGGGAGGAGCTATGCCGGACGTGCATTAGTATCAGGACGGTGATGCTTGGACACAACCACGCGCAGACGCTGGCGGCGCAAGAGACGTTGGCCAAGTTAGTGAGGATGAGGAGCAAGATATGA
- the LOC125215611 gene encoding uncharacterized protein LOC125215611 isoform X2 → MEPCSQCPCIDGENGDGVQGYGTEEPEERASSSYPDLLIESINVLKTAQEALENEVLKFKEISQPTSVKYITLDAHPEFTDAGAKFRETSFVQLPTSEGIPPDSPRTLLSKLMEIENTDEQRELENLFVQRIEAEVEYVLISKMVQNHRYGTFAEQCQMLYKSGDKTTTFKKDSWKMVNFESTASADETLKLQKRYSFSLASSFVDECRVAALDFFGL, encoded by the exons ATGGAGCCTTGCTCCCAG TGTCCTTGTATCGATGGAGAAAATGGAGACGGAGTTCAAGGTTATGGTACAGAAGAACCAGAGGAACGTGCTTCCTCTTCATACCCGGATCTTCTAATTGAGTCTATCAATGTGCTGAAAACTGCTCAGGAAGCACTAGAAAATG AAGTGCTAAAGTTCAAGGAAATCAGCCAACCTACTTCTGTGAAATATATTACTTTGGACGCGCATCCTGAGTTTACAGATGCTGGAGCCAAATTTCGTGAAACAAGCTTCGTGCAGTTGCCAACTAGTGAAGGTATACCACCTGATTCTCCCCGGACATTACTCTCCAAGTTGATGGAAATCGAAAACACAGATGAACAACGAGAACTTGAGAATCTGTTTGTGCAAAGGATTGAAGCAGAAGTTGAGTATGTCCTAATATCAAAAATGGTTCAGAACCATAGGTATGGAACATTTGCAGAGCAGTGCCAAATGTTATACAAATCCGGAGATAAAACTACAACATTTAAGAAAGATTCTTGGAAGATGGTAAACTTTGAAAGCACTGCTAGTGCTGATGAAACACTGAAGCTACAGAAGAGG TATTCCTTTTCTTTGGCGAGCTCATTTGTAGATGAATGTCGAGTAGCAgctcttgatttttttggattgtag
- the LOC125215611 gene encoding uncharacterized protein LOC125215611 isoform X1 produces MEPCSQCPCIDGENGDGVQGYGTEEPEERASSSYPDLLIESINVLKTAQEALENEVLKFKEISQPTSVKYITLDAHPEFTDAGAKFRETSFVQLPTSEGIPPDSPRTLLSKLMEIENTDEQRELENLFVQRIEAEVEYVLISKMVQNHRYGTFAEQCQMLYKSGDKTTTFKKDSWKMVNFESTASADETLKLQKRVCVHTLYFSLQLFLLLLILGVLIFQFSPNYIESVPT; encoded by the exons ATGGAGCCTTGCTCCCAG TGTCCTTGTATCGATGGAGAAAATGGAGACGGAGTTCAAGGTTATGGTACAGAAGAACCAGAGGAACGTGCTTCCTCTTCATACCCGGATCTTCTAATTGAGTCTATCAATGTGCTGAAAACTGCTCAGGAAGCACTAGAAAATG AAGTGCTAAAGTTCAAGGAAATCAGCCAACCTACTTCTGTGAAATATATTACTTTGGACGCGCATCCTGAGTTTACAGATGCTGGAGCCAAATTTCGTGAAACAAGCTTCGTGCAGTTGCCAACTAGTGAAGGTATACCACCTGATTCTCCCCGGACATTACTCTCCAAGTTGATGGAAATCGAAAACACAGATGAACAACGAGAACTTGAGAATCTGTTTGTGCAAAGGATTGAAGCAGAAGTTGAGTATGTCCTAATATCAAAAATGGTTCAGAACCATAGGTATGGAACATTTGCAGAGCAGTGCCAAATGTTATACAAATCCGGAGATAAAACTACAACATTTAAGAAAGATTCTTGGAAGATGGTAAACTTTGAAAGCACTGCTAGTGCTGATGAAACACTGAAGCTACAGAAGAGGGTGTGTGTGCACACtttgtatttttctttgcAGTTATTCTTGTTGCTTCTGATTTTGGGAGTCCTTATCTTCcaattttctccaaattaCATTGAGTCCGTTCCCACATGA
- the LOC125215177 gene encoding adipocyte enhancer-binding protein 1-like, producing the protein MATEKVTLMVLHADLQCPCCYKKIRKTLCKFPQIRDQVYDEKKNEVKITVVCCSPERIRDKLCCKGGKSIKSIKIIDLKPADKPKETPKEPEKPKEKPKEPEKPKEKPKEPEKPKEKPKEPEKPKAEKPKDNPEKPKDIPKGPEKPIADGGAPPPGKPEPIKLPESAVMPPAAMQMMGPGPGPALVHGVPSIFPYVRPSQDPYPAGPYYHGYGFPPPPQPIYDGYGYGYGYNQHGHHVNRDNYFSDENPQTCTIM; encoded by the exons ATGGCAACTGAGAAG GTGACTCTAATGGTGCTACATGCTGATCTACAATGTCCATGCTGCTACAAGAAGATCAGAAAAACTCTTTGTAAATTCCCCC aaattaggGACCAAGTGTATGATGAAAAGAAGAACGAAGTGAAAATCACGGTGGTGTGTTGCAGCCCGGAAAGGATCCGTGACAAATTATGTTGCAAGGGTGGAAAATCCATCAAAAGCATCAAGATTATAGACCTCAAGCCCGCCGACAAGCCCAAAGAAACACCCAAGGAGCCCGAAAAGCCTAAGGAAAAACCCAAGGAGCCCGAAAAGCCCAAGGAAAAGCCCAAGGAGCCCGAAAAGCCCAAAGAAAAACCCAAGGAGCCCGAAAAGCCTAAAGCCGAGAAGCCCAAGGACAATCCGGAAAAGCCTAAGGACATTCCCAAAGGGCCCGAAAAGCCGATAGCCGACGGTGGAGCGCCGCCTCCGGGAAAGCCCGAACCGATTAAATTGCCCGAATCGGCTGTGATGCCGCCGGCAGCTATGCAGATGATGGGGCCCGGGCCCGGGCCGGCCCTAGTCCACGGTGTTCCGTCGATTTTCCCCTATGTCAGGCCGAGCCAGGACCCTTATCCGGCCGGCCCGTATTACCACGGGTATGGATTCCCACCTCCGCCGCAGCCCATTTACGATGGATACGGGTACGGGTATGGGTACAATCAACATGGGCATCATGTGAATAGAGATAACTACTTTAGTGATGAAAACCCTCAAACTTGCACTATCATGTAA